One genomic window of Nicotiana sylvestris chromosome 10, ASM39365v2, whole genome shotgun sequence includes the following:
- the LOC104225035 gene encoding inositol transporter 4-like gives MVEGGINKADKTEFTECWSAVWKTPYIMKLALSAGIGGFLFGYDTGVISGALLYIREDFNDVDEKTWLQETIVSMAVAGAIFGAATGGWLNDKFGRKLSILIADVLFFAGAIIMAVAPAPWVIILGRIFVGLGVGMASMTAPLYISEASPHKIRGALVSTNGFLITGGQFISYLINLAFTHVKGTWRWMLGIAGLPAVIQFLLMITLPESPRWLYRKGKVDEAKEILAKIYSTEEVEEEMQAMKKSIEEEKAIEGSIGSSTFTQIKQAFGNTACRRALYAGICVQVAQQFVGINTVMYYSPTIIQFAGFASNRTAVALSLITSGLNAVGSIVSVAFVDKYGRRRLMIISMLGIISCLVVLSVIFFQASAHAPTISGNESAHFGNATCKAYANSPNPSSWNCMKCLAKEADCGFCSNTNDLYAPGACIAKTDALEGACKAEKRIWYTKGCPSKFGFLAVIFLGLYIIVYSPGMGTIPWVINSEIYPLRFRGIGGGIAAVSNWTSNLIVSLTFLTLTEHLGSSGTFLLFAGFSLLGLVAIFFLVPETKGMQFEEVEKVLQKGYSPFRKNTATKDTSNHKN, from the exons ATGGTAGAGGGAGGAATAAACAAAGCAGATAAAACAGAATTCACAGAATGTTGGAGTGCAGTATGGAAAACTCCTTATATAATGAAGCTAGCTTTATCAGCTGGCATTGGTGGATTTCTTTTTGGTTATGATACTGGTGTTATTTCTGGTGCACTTCTTTACATAAGGGAAGATTTTAACGACGTCGATGAGAAAACATGGTTGCAAGAAACTATTGTTAGTATGGCTGTTGCTGGTGCAATCTTTGGTGCTGCTACTGGTGGTTGGCTTAATGATAAGTTTGGACGAAAACTTTCGATTCTTATAGCTGATGTTCTGTTCTTTGCTGGTGCAATTATTATGGCTGTTGCCCCCGCGCCTTGGGTGATAATTCTTGGAAGGATATTCGTCGGTTTGGGAGTTGGAATGGCGTCAATGACTGCTCCTCTTTATATATCAGAAGCTTCTCCTCATAAGATCAGAGGCGCCCTCGTCAGCACGAATGGTTTCCTCATTACAGGAGGACAATTCATTTCATACCTAATCAATCTTGCCTTTACTCAT GTGAAAGGAACGTGGCGATGGATGCTTGGCATTGCTGGACTTCCGGCAGTTATTCAGTTTTTGCTCATGATTACCCTCCCCGAGTCTCCAAGATGGCTTTACAGAAAG GGAAAAGTGGACGAGGCGAAGGAAATCTTGGCGAAAATTTACTCAACTGAGGAGGTAGAGGAGGAAATGCAGGCAATGAAGaaatcaattgaagaagaaaaggcGATTGAAGGTTCCATCGGAAGTAGCACATTTACTCAAATTAAGCAAGCATTTGGAAATACAGCATGTAGAAGAGCACTCTATGCAGGAATCTGTGTTCAAGTGGCTCAACAATTTGTCGGCATCAATACTGTCATGTATTACAGTCCAACTATCATCCAATTTGCTGGATTTGCATCTAATAGAACTGCTGTCGCGCTATCACTTATCACCTCTGGTCTCAATGCTGTTGGCTCCATAGTTAGTGTGGCGTTTGTCGACAAATATGGTAGGAGGAGACTCATGATTATCTCTATGTTGGGTATTATTTCTTGCCTCGTTGTCCTGTCCGTTATCTTCTTCCAAGCATCCGCTCATGCACCAACAATCAGCGGCAATGAATCTGCACATTTTGGTAATGCTACTTGTAAGGCCTATGCCAATTCACCTAATCCGTCGTCCTGGAATTGCATGAAATGCTTGGCTAAGGAAGCTGATTGTGGATTTTGTTCAAATACCAATGATCTG TATGCTCCTGGAGCATGTATTGCAAAAACAGATGCACTAGAAGGAGCTTGCAAAGCAGAGAAACGCATTTGGTACACGAAAGGTTGTCCAAGCAAGTTCGGATTCTTAGCAGTCATATTTCTTGGATTATACATCATAGTGTATTCTCCAGGTATGGGAACAATACCATGGGTTATCAACTCTGAGATTTACCCTTTAAGATTCCGCGGAATAGGTGGAGGCATTGCTGCAGTTTCCAACTGGACTTCAAATCTAATTGTTAGTTTAACATTCTTGACATTAACTGAACATCTCGGCTCCTCTGGCACGTTCCTCCtattcgcggggttttcacttcTTGGACTTGTCGCGATCTTCTTCCTTGTTCCTGAAACCAAAGGGATGCAATTCGAGGAAGTCGAGAAAGTATTGCAGAAAGGATACTCTCCATTTAGAAAGAACACTGCAACTAAAGATACCTCAAATCATAAAAACTGA
- the LOC104225037 gene encoding YTH domain-containing protein ECT4-like isoform X2, giving the protein MEIYTFPQQGHADAYMIQGTEANLQITSPLLQNFEAMYNEGAPEFVVDQGLYYPSPTSYGYLCTGLESSGDWDGHQRFFGLDGQDNIQYMDAQTESFPYAYYTPNYGCAQSPYNPYNPYIPGAVVGVDAPCAGPQHYYTIPSYENPGFPVVVPSTSGIIANAAEPITDTVISTTNRADGLRLKRNLSPTSPIFTPIPLGPASGHKNASNRGSETAKLNAGSSKQPASYGFSSPSSQVIPGKVAQAMGSIIHEKASSNHGQLRAPVPSENDLSNIRSCAHERANTDKARAKFLNGIALNGEKVSPDTLTEQNRGPRNEKTKKQLVVKAYTTRAGNVDAQGNIVIHANEYNRGDFPMDFVNAKFFVIKSYSEDDVHKSIKYNVWSSTPNGNKKLYSAYEDAQRIAAGDPRGCPIFLFFSVNASGQFCGVAEMTGPVDFYKDMDFWQQDKWSGSFPVKWHFIKDVPNPNFRHIILENNENKPVTNSRDTQEIRYKKGIEMLKVFKDYASRTSLLDDFMYYENRQKLLQEEKAKLLIRSYESPFLVPVLDPPRKLNSVFCVPSDEDENISKLSAHQVTVPAVLDSTNAKANKDNASDGDKMTVPAVLDSANAKANKENPSDGDKLEAEGGPPIQSALKIGSLTINPKKSKSQPLDVHSTGNTMASTQSVDVVTVGSMPVKVNGHAESSGFLTIGTIPLDPRAFQRDEASRSGKDVPK; this is encoded by the exons ATGGAAATATATACTTTTCCTCAGCAAGGACATGCGGATGCTTATATG ATTCAGGGTACTGAGGCAAACCTGCAGATCACCAGTCCGCTCCTTCAAAACTTTGAAGCTATGTATAATGAAGGAGCCCCTGAATTTGTTGTTGATCAGGGATTATATTATCCATCACCCACTAGTTATGGTTATCTCTGTACAG GATTAGAATCTTCCGGTGATTGGGATGGCCACCAAAGATTTTTTGGTCTGGATGGTCAAGATAATATTCAGTATATG GATGCTCAAACTGAAAGTTTCCCCTATGCATATTATACACCTAACTATGGATGTGCACAGTCTCCATATAACCCATACAACCCTTACATTCCTGGTGCTGTTGTAGGAGTTGATGCTCCATGTGCAGGGCCACAACATTACTACACAATCCCCTCTTATGAAAACCCTGGTTTTCCTGTGGTGGTTCCATCTACATCTGGTATTATTGCAAATGCTGCAGAGCCAATAACGGATACTGTTATATCTACTACTAACAGAGCTGATGGTCTTCGTCTTAAACGTAATTTATCTCCAACATCTCCAATTTTTACCCCAATTCCATTAGGGCCAGCTTCAGGTCATAAAAATGCATCAAACAGGGGGTCTGAAACTGCAAAGCTTAATGCGGGATCTAGTAAACAGCCTGCGTCGTATGGTTTTTCCAGTCCATCCTCTCAAGTAATCCCG GGTAAAGTTGCTCAAGCTATGGGAAGTATTATCCATGAGAAGGCTTCGTCAAATCATGGCCAACTGAGAGCTCCTGTTCCCTCTGAAAATGACTTGTCTAATATCAGATCATGTGCTCATGAGCGAGCTAATACAGATAAAGCCAGGGCAAAGTTTCTAAATGGAATAGCCCTAAATGGCGAGAAAGTTAGTCCTGATACATTGACCGAACAGAATCGAggacctagaaatgaaaaaacgAAAAAGCAATTGGTTGTGAAGGCCTACACTACAAGAGCAGGAAATGTTGATGCACAGGGGAATATTGTTATTCATGCTAATGAGTATAATAGAGGTGATTTTCCGATGGATTTTGTGAACGCGAAGTTTTTTGTCATAAAATCGTATAGTGAGGATGATGTGCACAAGAGTATAAAGTACAATGTTTGGTCATCCACCCCTAATGGTAACAAAAAGCTGTATAGTGCTTATGAAGACGCTCAGAGAATTGCTGCTGGAGATCCAAGAGGCTGCCCAATATTCCTATTTTTCTCG GTTAATGCAAGTGGCCAGTTTTGTGGTGTTGCTGAAATGACTGGTCCTGTAGACTTCTACAAGGACATGGATTTCTGGCAGCAAGATAAGTGGAGTGGTAGCTTCCCTGTCAAGTGGCACTTTATAAAGGATGTCCCAAACCCTAACTTTAGGCATATTATATTAGAGAACAATGAGAACAAGCCAGTAACTAACAGCAGAGACACACAAGAG ATACGCTACAAGAAAGGCATTGAGATGTTAAAAGTATTCAAGGATTATGCGTCAAGGACATCATTACTAGATGACTTCATGTATTACGAAAATAGACAGAAACTCTTGCAAGAAGAGAAAGCCAAGCTGCTAATCAGGAGCTATGAAAGTCCATTTCTTGTGCCTGTATTAGATCCTCCTCGCAAGCTAAATTCCGTTTTTTGTGTACCTTCCGACGAAGATGAGAATATTTCAAAGCTTAGTGCACACCAAGTGACTGTTCCTGCAGTGCTGGATTCCACAAATGCTAAAGCCAACAAAGATAATGCAAGTGATGGTGACAAAATGACTGTTCCTGCAGTGCTAGATTCCGCAAATGCTAAAGCCAACAAAGAGAATCCAAGTGACGGTGACAAACTGGAGGCTGAAGGTGGTCCACCCATTCAGAGTGCCCTGAAGATTGGTTCACTAACTATCAACCCTAAAAAATCGAAATCCCAGCCCCTGGATGTGCATAGTACTGGTAACACAATGGCAAGCACCCAGTCAGTTGATGTTGTCACTGTGGGATCTATGCCTGTTAAAGTTAATGGACATGCCGAGTCTTCTGGTTTCCTAACGATTGGAACAATTCCGCTTGATCCTAGAGCTTTCCAGCGCGATGAGGCCAGTAGGTCCGGAAAAGATGTTCCTAAGTGA
- the LOC104225036 gene encoding ADP-ribosylation factor 1-like, producing MGLSFGKLFSRLFAKKEMRILMVGLDAAGKTTILYKLKLGEIVTTIPTIGFNVETVEYKNISFTVWDVGGQDKIRPLWRHYFQNTQGLIFVVDSNDRDRVVEARDELHRMLNEDELREAVLLVFANKQDLPNAMNAAEITDKLGLHSLRQRHWYIQSTCATSGEGLYEGLDWLSNNISNKA from the exons ATGGGGCTGTCTTTCGGCAAACTTTTCAGTCGCCTTTTTGCTAAGAAAGAAATGCGTATTCTTATGGTTGGTCTTGATGCTGCTGGTAAAACCACAATTCTCTACAAGCTCAAGTTGGGGGAAATTGTTACCACTATCCCTACTATTG GTTTCAACGTGGAGACTGTTGAATACAAGAACATCAGCTTTACTGTGTGGGATGTTGGAGGTCAAGACAAG ATTCGACCACTATGGAGGCATTATTTCCAGAACACACAAGGCCTCATCTTTGTGGTTGATAGCAATGACCGAGACCGTGTAGTTGAGGCAAGGGATGAGCTTCATAGGATGTTAAATGAG GATGAATTGAGAGAGGCTGTGCTGCTTGTTTTTGCAAACAAACAAGATCTTCCAAATGCAATGAATGCAGCTGAAATCACCGATAAGCTTGGCCTTCATTCTCTTCGACAACGACACTG GTATATCCAAAGTACGTGTGCCACTTCTGGAGAAGGGTTGTACGAAGGACTAGATTGGCTTTCGAACAATATTTCAAACAAG GCATAG
- the LOC104225037 gene encoding YTH domain-containing protein ECT4-like isoform X1 produces the protein MKGGSPDMEIYTFPQQGHADAYMIQGTEANLQITSPLLQNFEAMYNEGAPEFVVDQGLYYPSPTSYGYLCTGLESSGDWDGHQRFFGLDGQDNIQYMDAQTESFPYAYYTPNYGCAQSPYNPYNPYIPGAVVGVDAPCAGPQHYYTIPSYENPGFPVVVPSTSGIIANAAEPITDTVISTTNRADGLRLKRNLSPTSPIFTPIPLGPASGHKNASNRGSETAKLNAGSSKQPASYGFSSPSSQVIPGKVAQAMGSIIHEKASSNHGQLRAPVPSENDLSNIRSCAHERANTDKARAKFLNGIALNGEKVSPDTLTEQNRGPRNEKTKKQLVVKAYTTRAGNVDAQGNIVIHANEYNRGDFPMDFVNAKFFVIKSYSEDDVHKSIKYNVWSSTPNGNKKLYSAYEDAQRIAAGDPRGCPIFLFFSVNASGQFCGVAEMTGPVDFYKDMDFWQQDKWSGSFPVKWHFIKDVPNPNFRHIILENNENKPVTNSRDTQEIRYKKGIEMLKVFKDYASRTSLLDDFMYYENRQKLLQEEKAKLLIRSYESPFLVPVLDPPRKLNSVFCVPSDEDENISKLSAHQVTVPAVLDSTNAKANKDNASDGDKMTVPAVLDSANAKANKENPSDGDKLEAEGGPPIQSALKIGSLTINPKKSKSQPLDVHSTGNTMASTQSVDVVTVGSMPVKVNGHAESSGFLTIGTIPLDPRAFQRDEASRSGKDVPK, from the exons ATGAAGGGTGGCAGTCCTGATATGGAAATATATACTTTTCCTCAGCAAGGACATGCGGATGCTTATATG ATTCAGGGTACTGAGGCAAACCTGCAGATCACCAGTCCGCTCCTTCAAAACTTTGAAGCTATGTATAATGAAGGAGCCCCTGAATTTGTTGTTGATCAGGGATTATATTATCCATCACCCACTAGTTATGGTTATCTCTGTACAG GATTAGAATCTTCCGGTGATTGGGATGGCCACCAAAGATTTTTTGGTCTGGATGGTCAAGATAATATTCAGTATATG GATGCTCAAACTGAAAGTTTCCCCTATGCATATTATACACCTAACTATGGATGTGCACAGTCTCCATATAACCCATACAACCCTTACATTCCTGGTGCTGTTGTAGGAGTTGATGCTCCATGTGCAGGGCCACAACATTACTACACAATCCCCTCTTATGAAAACCCTGGTTTTCCTGTGGTGGTTCCATCTACATCTGGTATTATTGCAAATGCTGCAGAGCCAATAACGGATACTGTTATATCTACTACTAACAGAGCTGATGGTCTTCGTCTTAAACGTAATTTATCTCCAACATCTCCAATTTTTACCCCAATTCCATTAGGGCCAGCTTCAGGTCATAAAAATGCATCAAACAGGGGGTCTGAAACTGCAAAGCTTAATGCGGGATCTAGTAAACAGCCTGCGTCGTATGGTTTTTCCAGTCCATCCTCTCAAGTAATCCCG GGTAAAGTTGCTCAAGCTATGGGAAGTATTATCCATGAGAAGGCTTCGTCAAATCATGGCCAACTGAGAGCTCCTGTTCCCTCTGAAAATGACTTGTCTAATATCAGATCATGTGCTCATGAGCGAGCTAATACAGATAAAGCCAGGGCAAAGTTTCTAAATGGAATAGCCCTAAATGGCGAGAAAGTTAGTCCTGATACATTGACCGAACAGAATCGAggacctagaaatgaaaaaacgAAAAAGCAATTGGTTGTGAAGGCCTACACTACAAGAGCAGGAAATGTTGATGCACAGGGGAATATTGTTATTCATGCTAATGAGTATAATAGAGGTGATTTTCCGATGGATTTTGTGAACGCGAAGTTTTTTGTCATAAAATCGTATAGTGAGGATGATGTGCACAAGAGTATAAAGTACAATGTTTGGTCATCCACCCCTAATGGTAACAAAAAGCTGTATAGTGCTTATGAAGACGCTCAGAGAATTGCTGCTGGAGATCCAAGAGGCTGCCCAATATTCCTATTTTTCTCG GTTAATGCAAGTGGCCAGTTTTGTGGTGTTGCTGAAATGACTGGTCCTGTAGACTTCTACAAGGACATGGATTTCTGGCAGCAAGATAAGTGGAGTGGTAGCTTCCCTGTCAAGTGGCACTTTATAAAGGATGTCCCAAACCCTAACTTTAGGCATATTATATTAGAGAACAATGAGAACAAGCCAGTAACTAACAGCAGAGACACACAAGAG ATACGCTACAAGAAAGGCATTGAGATGTTAAAAGTATTCAAGGATTATGCGTCAAGGACATCATTACTAGATGACTTCATGTATTACGAAAATAGACAGAAACTCTTGCAAGAAGAGAAAGCCAAGCTGCTAATCAGGAGCTATGAAAGTCCATTTCTTGTGCCTGTATTAGATCCTCCTCGCAAGCTAAATTCCGTTTTTTGTGTACCTTCCGACGAAGATGAGAATATTTCAAAGCTTAGTGCACACCAAGTGACTGTTCCTGCAGTGCTGGATTCCACAAATGCTAAAGCCAACAAAGATAATGCAAGTGATGGTGACAAAATGACTGTTCCTGCAGTGCTAGATTCCGCAAATGCTAAAGCCAACAAAGAGAATCCAAGTGACGGTGACAAACTGGAGGCTGAAGGTGGTCCACCCATTCAGAGTGCCCTGAAGATTGGTTCACTAACTATCAACCCTAAAAAATCGAAATCCCAGCCCCTGGATGTGCATAGTACTGGTAACACAATGGCAAGCACCCAGTCAGTTGATGTTGTCACTGTGGGATCTATGCCTGTTAAAGTTAATGGACATGCCGAGTCTTCTGGTTTCCTAACGATTGGAACAATTCCGCTTGATCCTAGAGCTTTCCAGCGCGATGAGGCCAGTAGGTCCGGAAAAGATGTTCCTAAGTGA